Part of the Gramella sp. Hel_I_59 genome, TATCGCATCGCTAATGGCAGTTCCCTGTGAGGAGATCATGTCTGTATTTAAAGCCTGCAGGAACATTTTGGCTGAAGAATAGTCTGTCGTAATTGGCAATTGCGGAAATGCACCGCCGGCATAAGCGATAATCCCAACCCGGTCACTACCAAGATTGTTCAAAATCTGACTCACAAGTTGTTTTGACTTCTCGATCCTGCTTGGTGCAATATCTTCAGCCTCCATACTTTTGGATACATCTATGGCAAAAACGATATCAACCCCTTCCCGCTTCACAGTTTCCATTTTAGAACCTATTTTAGGATTGACAAGCGCTACAACAAGCGCAGCAATTCCTAGTAAGAGCAATAAAAGTTTTAGAAAAGGTTTACTTCTGGATCGGTCGGGAACAAGACTTTTTAAAAGGTGGCTATCAGCAAATTTTCTTCGCGTTCTCCTCTGCCAGAATACCAGTAGAAGATATAGCAAGATCACTAGTGGAATCACCAGCAACAACCAAAACCATATTTTTTCTTCTAACATCATTTTAAACAAAGCTTCTAAATACTGTCATTCTTAATAGCACTTCCAGCAAAAGCAATCCACCGGCAAGTAAGACCAATGGTCTGTATTTTTCATCGTAATTATAGTAACGAAATTCTTCAATTTCTGTTTTTTCCAGAGCGTCAATTTCCTCGTAGATAGCTTCGAGTTTTTCGTTATCGGTCGCTCTAAAATATTTTCCTCCGGTAGTAGATGCAATTTGAGTAAGCAATTCTTCATCGATCTCTACAGGCACATTTCCATACTGAAACCTTCCATTTGGAAGTATAGCAGTTGGGGACAAAGCCATCCCGTTGCTACCCACACCAATTGTATAAACTCTAATCCCAAACTCAAGCGCCAGCTCACTCGCTGTGTTTGGATCTATAAATCCGGAATTATTCACACCATCGGTAAGCAAAATAATGACTTTACTTTCAGCATCGCTATCCTTGATCCTGTTTACTGCTGTGGCCAGTCCGGAACCAATTGCAGTTCCATTTTCAAGAACATTATTATATTCAATACCTTCCAGCGCGTCCAGTACGATAGACTTATCGCTGGTAATGGGAGTTTTTGTAAAACTCTCTCCCGCATAGACTACCAGGCCAATTCTATCTGCAGGACGATCTTTGATGAATTCTTCGGCCACATTTTTAGTAGCCTCAAGACGTGTTGGCTGTAAGTCCCTTGCTAGCATACTAGCAGAAACATCTATTGCCATGACAATATCGATTCCCTGAGTACTACTGGACTGCGTAGAAACATCAACCGTTCTTGGTCGCGCCATAGCGGTAATGATCAAAGCCAGTGTAAGTAATCTCAAAATAAAAAGTACCGGTCGCAATTTAGGAAGCAAGCCAGATTTCCCCTTGAATCCTTTAGTTGAAGAAATCTTAAGGGCAGCAGTTTGCTTATTTCGCTTCCAGATATACCAGCCTATTGCTAGCGGAAGCAGCAATAGTAACCAGAAAAATTCCGGATTCTCAAAATTGAAATTTGCAAACATTATTCTTTCAGATTATTTATTTCAACTGAATTGATGATCCTTTGCGAGATCTCTTCAGCGTAAGTGTCGTTTTCATTAAAGATGACAATGATCTGCTCAAAACCGCCTTTTTCAGCAAAATTCAGAATTACATATTCGTTTGGGATCGCTTCTCCCGTAACAGGATTTTCAGCCTGTAAGGTTCCAAAGACTTTTAATCCTTTCGCACCATTAAGCGTGGTAAATTCCTCCTGCTTCATGACGATATTCGTCGCGCCCTGTCCTTCCAGGTTCGTGTAAAT contains:
- a CDS encoding VWA domain-containing protein, whose translation is MFANFNFENPEFFWLLLLLPLAIGWYIWKRNKQTAALKISSTKGFKGKSGLLPKLRPVLFILRLLTLALIITAMARPRTVDVSTQSSSTQGIDIVMAIDVSASMLARDLQPTRLEATKNVAEEFIKDRPADRIGLVVYAGESFTKTPITSDKSIVLDALEGIEYNNVLENGTAIGSGLATAVNRIKDSDAESKVIILLTDGVNNSGFIDPNTASELALEFGIRVYTIGVGSNGMALSPTAILPNGRFQYGNVPVEIDEELLTQIASTTGGKYFRATDNEKLEAIYEEIDALEKTEIEEFRYYNYDEKYRPLVLLAGGLLLLEVLLRMTVFRSFV